CCGGTGACGGTCCTCCTCGCGGCAACGCGGCCCCATTGCCCACGCATGTGCGGCCCCTGCTGGAGGCCGCGAACCCAAGCGCCGAGCTTCGCCGGTTGCGCGACTCGGGCGGGCTGTTGAAGGACGCACGTCCCGCCCTCTACGTGGTGGAGCTGCACGGCCCCGCGGGCCGCTTCTCCGGCCCGCCCGTGCGCTACCTGCTGTGCGCGCTGACGCCGGACGCGGTGCCGTCGCTGGAGCAGGACCCGTACCGGCCCCGCGCGTGGGAGGTGGAGCCCGCCGTCACCCTGGTGGCGGATGACCACGGCGCCCTCCGCGCCCTCCTGGCCGAAGCCGCCGAGCGCGGCATCTCCGTCTGGAAGGGGCTGTACGACGGCAGCCCGGTGTCGCTCCTCCGCATCGAACCGTCCCCGGTGTCCAAGCGCCTGCAGGCGGTGCTGGACGAGGCGCCCATGCGGCCCCTGGCGGCCCTGAGCGAGCAGGGCCAGACCTTGGCCGCGGTGGTGCCGCTGTCCGAGCCGGGCCTGGAGCTGTGCCCCATCCACCGTGCCCTGAAGGGCGTGGAGACGTTCCAGGAGGACACCTTCCTCACCCTGGTGGCCGCGTACGCGCGCGTGACGGAGCTGGACGCGCCCCTCACCACGCCGCAGGGACTGTCCGCGGCGCGCGAGCGGCTGGCCACGCTGGTGCCCGGACAGCACGCCGTGCTGCTGGTGCTGCCGGGAGGCCGGGGCCGCATCCTGCGCTTCCGTCAGGGCCTGGACCTGGCGCACCTGAAGGGCGCGCCTCGAAACCCCACGCTGCGCAGCCTGGACCTGGCGCTGCTCAACGCGTTGGTGTTGCGCACGGTGCTGGGCATCCAGGAGCCGGAGGCGTCCGGACATCCGCAGGTGTTCCCGGTGCACGGCCTGGGCGCGCTGGTGGCGGGCGTGGAGGCCGGCACGTTCCAGGCGGGCTTCGCGCTCAACCCTCCGCCGGTGTGGGAGGTGCGGGCGGTGATGGAGGCCCAGGCCACGTTGCCTCCGCGCACCCTGCGCGTGGAGCCGCGCGTGCCCGCGGGGTTGCTCTTCATGGATCCCGAAGCCTGACGGCTCCCTGTGTGCGTGCGCTGACCGGCACCGCGCAGGACTGGCCCGCGAAGCTGGTGCTACTCCACGCGATGAAGGGCGGCCGGTCGGACCTCACCGTGCTGCCACCGCTCGTCGTCCACGCGGACGAGGACGCGGCCTTCACGGACGAGGTGAACGCCAAGGTGGGCTGACACACCCACACGCCTTTCGCTTCACCCCGGGTGCGGCGGGGCAGGGTAGACTCCCCGGCCTCGGGGCGGGGTCCGGCCGCTCCGTCTTTGCGAAGGCAGGGTGTGATGCGCGTGGACTTCCGCCGCGCCGTGCGATGGCGACTCCGGGCCCGGATGGCCGCGGGCTTGAGCGGCTGGGGCGTGGCGCTGCTGCTGCTCATGGGCACCCGCGTGCTGGCGCAGACGCAGGCGGACCGGCTCTATCTGAGCTACGGCCTCTCCGGCGGCGGCTCGCTGGAAGCGGGAGGCGCCCGCATCAAGGAGCGGCGGACCCTGGAGCTGCGCGTGCCGCTGCCGCCACTCGTCCTGGGGCGCACGTACCTGCTGCCGTCGGTGGGCTACGAGACGCGGTGGATGGGCGTGGACGTGCCCGCCGTGCGCGATGACGCGGTGGATCGGCAGTTCCACCGCATCCAGTTGGGGCTCACGGTCGTCCGGCCCCTGGTGCCGCGCTGGCTGCTCGTCACGGGCGTGATGGCCAGCACCCGCACGGACTTCCAGTCCTCCTTCGACATGGCGCTGGACACGTCGTGGGTGGCGTTCGCGATGGCCAACTACCAGTTCGAGGACACACCGGGTCTCGGGGTGACGTTCGGAGTGGTCGCGCTGTGGCCGTTCGACAAGCTGCCGGTGGTGCCCATGCTGAGCCTGACCTACAACCGGGGCCCGTACGTCCTGGAGGTGGGCCTGCCCCGGCTCACGCTGCTGCGCAAGCTGGGCGACACGGTGGAGCTGGGGCTGGTGGGCGCGCTGGACATGCAGGTGCTCCGCACCCGCTTCGACCCGGAGCTCCAGGCGCTGAACGCCAGCTACCTGCGCGAGACGCAGGTCCGCGTGGGCCCCACCGTGAACGTCCACCTGGGCCGCGACCTGTGGCTGAGCTCGTCGGTGGGCCTGTCGCTGATCAACGACTACGCGCTGCTGGACCGCCAGCGCGAAAGCCTGAACGTCCGCGGGCTGGACATGGGGCCCGCTCCGTACGCGCGCGTTGTCCTGGGCTGGCGGCCCGGGCGGCCCCAGGCGAAGGCGAAGAGCCCGCGCCCGGCGCCCTGAGCACCGCGGAGCGGACCTACTGTCCCTCCGGGACGTCCGTGGCCTGCGGCGCCTCTTGTTTCGGCGCCTCATTCCTTGGGGGCTCTTCCGGGAGGGCGTCCTCCAGGAAGGGAGGGGGCGCCTGGGCCAGGAAGCGCTCCAGGTCCTCCCGCGCCGTTTCCGCCCGGGCGTCGCCATGCTGGGCGTAGCACGCGGCGCGCTCCATCAACAGCTCGCGGTTCCATGGGAAATGCGGCTCCAGGGGCGAGAGCCCCTCCACGCACATCGCCATGCCTCCCGCCGCGACCGCGAGCCTCGCGCGGACCAGCTTCCGCCGCTCCGTGGCCGCGCTGGCCGCGAAGGGCTGCTCGAGCGTCACGTAGAGCCGCCGGGCCAACTCCGGAGAGCGCTGGCCCACCCGGACCGCGGCGCCCAGCGCCGTGCGCGTCAGCTCCCGCGTCGGCCATGGATCCTCTCGCAGGGCCGTGAACGCGCGCTCGAGCAACGCCGTGGCGGGAGCATCCTGCTTCTGGGACTCCAGGTGCAGGGCCTCCAGGAAGTCCGCTTCGACGGGGAGGATCGTCCTCAAGGCCTGCACGGCCTCGAGCGCCTTGGGGTTGCGGGTCATCACCAGCGCGCGTGCCACCAGGTACTGCTCCAGGGGGCCGCGGGGCTCCCGCTTCATGCGCGTCCAGTGCCTCAGCGCCACGGCGTCCTGGCCCGCCAGCGCGGCGTCGACGAAGGCCTTGTAGGGACGGGCCTGTTCGGACACCTGCCCAGGGAGCGTGGTCCCCAGCCACAACCGCAGCTCTTCCACGCGCCCCCAGTCCGGGCTTCCCCCCGTGAACGCCAGCCGGTCCACCCCGAGCCGCCGCGACAGGCGGCCCATGTCCGCGGTGGAGAAGGAGATGGATTGGCCCAGGCCGCGCGCGAAGGCGAACTCCATGGAGGACAGATCGTCCGTGTTGATCATGTTCGCGCCGCGCTCCGCCGCCAGCTTCGCCAGCCCTGCGTTCGCGATGAAGTGCGCGAGCACGCCCTCCAGTTCGTCCGTCCGCCACACGGCGGACAGCGCGGTGCGGAAGGGCTCCTTTGCAATGCGGGCGCGCAGCGCTTGCAGCTCGAGTGACCGCGGCTTCGTGGAGGCGATGAGCAGCAGGTCTCCGGACTGCGTCTGCCAGGTGTCCACCTCCGCGAACTCAGAGACGAGCGTGGCGTAGGCGCTCTGGACGGTGAGGGAATCCACTTCGTAGGCCTGGAGCCACTGCAGGAACAGGCCTCCCTCGGACAGCCGCTGCTTCGCCGCCTGGTAGAACTCGCGCGTGAAGAGGCTGGAGATGCCGGCGCGGTACGGGTTGGAGGGCTCGGAGAAGATGATGTCGTAGCGCTGGCGGGTGGTGAGCAGCACCTCGCGTGCGTCGCCGAAGACGGTGTGCACCTTCGGGTTGTTCATCACGTCCGCGTTCACCGAGTGGCTGCGGCGCGCGACCTCCAGGATGGCGGGCTCGATTTCGACCACGTCCACGCGCTCCATCTCCGGGACCCGGCCCAGCCAGCCCGCGGTGCTGCCCGTGCCCAGCCCGATGACGAGCGACGTGCGCGGCGCCGGGTGCAGGATCGCGCCGACGAGGCCCGCCATGACCTGGGTGGTCGCGTCGCCAATGGCGTTGCCGTCCACCTTGCCGTTGACGATGAAGTGCAGGGCGTCGTCATCCCCCAGCGCGACGCTGCTCTCCACGCCCTCGTGTTCCCAGGCGATGGCAGCCCGGCTGGTGCGCAGGAACCCGTCGATCCGCTGGTTGTTGGCGTTCTCCAACCCCGTCCGGCCCGCGCCCACGCCGGAGTGGCGCCACGCGGCGGTGGGCCCCTGCGCGGTGAGCAGCAGCACGGCGAGCGCGGTGGCCAGCACCGGCGCCACCAGGGCGCTGCGTTGGCGCTCCCGCTGGAAGGAGAGGAGGGCGGCGCCCAGGCCCAGCGCGGCGAGGAGTCCGGACACGGCCTGCCAGGTCACCGGCGCGGTGAGCAGCGGAATCACTCCGAAGCCGCCCGCGAGCGAGCCCACGATGGAGCCGCCCGTGTTCCACGCGTACACCTGGCCCACCTGCCGGCCCGCGTCCTGCTTGCCCCGCCCGATGAGGGCGAGCAGCAGCGGGAACTGCACGCCGGACACGAACGCGGCGGGCAACACCACGATGGAGGTGATGAACGTCCAGCCCAGCGCCATTCCCGCCAGGCCCATGCCGCCCAGGGGGCGCAGCAGCGCGGCGAGGATGGCCAGCCGGTCCCCCAGCGCGAACGGCAGCGCCATCAGCACGGCCTCCGCGGCGCACGTGAGCGCGAAGCCCTGGAGCGTGGCCGGGCGGTGGCGGAAGAAGACGGTGTAGGCGGTGCCGCCCAACCCGATGCCCAGCAGCGCCAGGGCGAGGATGAGCCCGAAGGTGAAGGTCGTACCGCCCAGGAGCGGTCCCAGCATCCGGTACCAGACCAGCTCCATCAGCAGGAACGCGAAGCCCACCACGGCCGCGGCCACGAGCACGAAGCCCTGGGGGGGCAGCGCGCTCGCGTTGGCCACGGGCCCGGTGGCGGGCGCCGCCTCGGCGGGCACGGGCGTGGCCGGAGCGTCGGATTCCATCGAACGGCTCACGGAGCGCGCGGTGATGGCCACGAGCGCGTTGAGCAGGCAGGCGCACCAGAGCGTGGAGCGGTTGCCCAGCACCTCCAGCAGCAGGAACGTGGACGCCACCGCGCCCGTCACGGCGCCCAGCGTGTTGATGCCATAGAGCAGGGCGAGGTCGCGGCGATGCGGATCCGCGTCGGAGAGCACCGCGCGCGCGGCGGCCGGGAGCGTGCCGCCCATGAGCACCGTGGGCACCGCGAGCACCAGCAGCGACAGCACCAGCCGCACGACGGTACCCAGGCCCAGGCCCATCACCGGCGTGCCGCCCAGGGCGACGTAGATGGCGCGCACCGCCTCCACGAGGAAGGGGCTCAGCGCGGCGCTCGCGGCGATGAGCAGCTCCAGGTTCGCGTAGAAGCCCAGCGGCCGCGCCTGCCGGTCCGCCCGAGCGCCCAGGAGCGCGCTGCCCAGACCCAACCCCGCCATGAAGATGGCGAGCACCGCGGCCGAAGCGGCGGTCGAGGCCCCGAAGATGAGGCGGAACTCCCGCACCCACACCGTCTGATAGACGAGTGCGCAAAGCCCCGAACCGAAGAGGAGGGGAGCCACCCTCCAGACGCGTGCGTTCATCGAACCCTCGGGGAGCCGGCGCCCGTCCTTTTCATGGCGGGTCGCGGCTCCCTGCCGGGTCCTAGTATCTCGTACGAGTTGTCCGGCTGAAAACAGTGAAGCGGGGCCTGCCTGCCCCTACGGCGCCGGTTTCGCGCGCTCGGCGGCCTGGCGCTCCTGGCGGCACCAGGCGAGCTGCTCCTGGAGGGTGGCCAGGGGCACGGCCAGCTCCAGCTTGAAGGACGAGCCGTCCGGCCGGACCTTCGCGAAGTCCAGGAGCTGCGCCAGGTCGT
The sequence above is a segment of the Corallococcus exiguus genome. Coding sequences within it:
- a CDS encoding DUF1015 domain-containing protein; the encoded protein is MARVLPFSALLTSLGSSLEPGDGPPRGNAAPLPTHVRPLLEAANPSAELRRLRDSGGLLKDARPALYVVELHGPAGRFSGPPVRYLLCALTPDAVPSLEQDPYRPRAWEVEPAVTLVADDHGALRALLAEAAERGISVWKGLYDGSPVSLLRIEPSPVSKRLQAVLDEAPMRPLAALSEQGQTLAAVVPLSEPGLELCPIHRALKGVETFQEDTFLTLVAAYARVTELDAPLTTPQGLSAARERLATLVPGQHAVLLVLPGGRGRILRFRQGLDLAHLKGAPRNPTLRSLDLALLNALVLRTVLGIQEPEASGHPQVFPVHGLGALVAGVEAGTFQAGFALNPPPVWEVRAVMEAQATLPPRTLRVEPRVPAGLLFMDPEA
- a CDS encoding DUF6268 family outer membrane beta-barrel protein, encoding MRVDFRRAVRWRLRARMAAGLSGWGVALLLLMGTRVLAQTQADRLYLSYGLSGGGSLEAGGARIKERRTLELRVPLPPLVLGRTYLLPSVGYETRWMGVDVPAVRDDAVDRQFHRIQLGLTVVRPLVPRWLLVTGVMASTRTDFQSSFDMALDTSWVAFAMANYQFEDTPGLGVTFGVVALWPFDKLPVVPMLSLTYNRGPYVLEVGLPRLTLLRKLGDTVELGLVGALDMQVLRTRFDPELQALNASYLRETQVRVGPTVNVHLGRDLWLSSSVGLSLINDYALLDRQRESLNVRGLDMGPAPYARVVLGWRPGRPQAKAKSPRPAP
- a CDS encoding fused MFS/spermidine synthase; translated protein: MNARVWRVAPLLFGSGLCALVYQTVWVREFRLIFGASTAASAAVLAIFMAGLGLGSALLGARADRQARPLGFYANLELLIAASAALSPFLVEAVRAIYVALGGTPVMGLGLGTVVRLVLSLLVLAVPTVLMGGTLPAAARAVLSDADPHRRDLALLYGINTLGAVTGAVASTFLLLEVLGNRSTLWCACLLNALVAITARSVSRSMESDAPATPVPAEAAPATGPVANASALPPQGFVLVAAAVVGFAFLLMELVWYRMLGPLLGGTTFTFGLILALALLGIGLGGTAYTVFFRHRPATLQGFALTCAAEAVLMALPFALGDRLAILAALLRPLGGMGLAGMALGWTFITSIVVLPAAFVSGVQFPLLLALIGRGKQDAGRQVGQVYAWNTGGSIVGSLAGGFGVIPLLTAPVTWQAVSGLLAALGLGAALLSFQRERQRSALVAPVLATALAVLLLTAQGPTAAWRHSGVGAGRTGLENANNQRIDGFLRTSRAAIAWEHEGVESSVALGDDDALHFIVNGKVDGNAIGDATTQVMAGLVGAILHPAPRTSLVIGLGTGSTAGWLGRVPEMERVDVVEIEPAILEVARRSHSVNADVMNNPKVHTVFGDAREVLLTTRQRYDIIFSEPSNPYRAGISSLFTREFYQAAKQRLSEGGLFLQWLQAYEVDSLTVQSAYATLVSEFAEVDTWQTQSGDLLLIASTKPRSLELQALRARIAKEPFRTALSAVWRTDELEGVLAHFIANAGLAKLAAERGANMINTDDLSSMEFAFARGLGQSISFSTADMGRLSRRLGVDRLAFTGGSPDWGRVEELRLWLGTTLPGQVSEQARPYKAFVDAALAGQDAVALRHWTRMKREPRGPLEQYLVARALVMTRNPKALEAVQALRTILPVEADFLEALHLESQKQDAPATALLERAFTALREDPWPTRELTRTALGAAVRVGQRSPELARRLYVTLEQPFAASAATERRKLVRARLAVAAGGMAMCVEGLSPLEPHFPWNRELLMERAACYAQHGDARAETAREDLERFLAQAPPPFLEDALPEEPPRNEAPKQEAPQATDVPEGQ